The genomic segment CCCGAACGCATCCCGGTGCCCTAATGTCATTACCGGCACCCCCTCGCCATGCCAAGGCTCGGCGCGAGGAACTCGCGTGAGGACGTCAGGCCACAGTGACGTCGACGTGATCGCGATGCAGCCACGACTCGAGGGTCGTCGGGGAGATACTCGCGTCGGGCCCGGGCAGTAGCAACTCCCCGTCGAGGTTGAAGCCGATGGGCTGGGCATCGGCGGCCGTGAACACGTATCGCTCGTCGTGATCTTTGAGGAGCACTCGGCGCACGAAGTCGTCGAGGGGAATGACCTCGGGCCCCGCGACTTCGACCGCCGCCTCGACGGGCGCCGCGCCGGCGACGCGCACGAGCGCTGCCGTCACGTCGCCCGATGCGACCGGACGCATGGCGCGGCCGGGCAGGCGAACCGTGTCCTCGACCGTGTTCCAGGCCGCGATCTGGTGGGCGAACTCGTAGAACTGCGTCGCGCGCACGATCGTGTACGGCACGCCGCCGCTCTCGACGGCCTCTTCCTGGGCTGCCTTCGCCCGGAAGTAGCCGTCGCCGTGCGCCCGGTCGACGCCCACGACCGAGAGCACGATGTGGTGGCCCACCCCCGCATCCGCTTCGGCGCGGAGCAGGGTGGTGCTCGCGTCGACGAAAAGCCGGCGGGCCTCGTCGCCGTCGCGTTCGGGAACGTTCATGACGTCGACGACCACGTCGGCGCCGGCGACGGCTCTGACGATCCCGGTTCCGGAGACGGCGTCGATGCCATTGGCGCGGGAGCCGGCGACGACGGCGTGGCCGGCACGCTGGAGCACCGCGACGAGCTGCGTACCGATCAGGCCGGTGGCGCCGATGACGACGATCTTCATGATTTCTCCTGACAGTCGGAATGGGTGATGTCAGCAAAGACCGGGCGACAGACAGATCTGTGACCGATCTGTCGTGCGCATCCACGTCGCAGCACCACCGGGCGCCCGGTGGTCGTCGCGCAGTGGCCCGATGAACAACGGAAGGATGCCCCTCACCAGCGGCATCCTCGGCTCGGCCGTCAAGCAACGCCGAAGGGCCCCGGAACTCGCGTTCCGGGGCCCTTCGGTCATGACACTGAGTCAGCGCACTGAGGTCAGCGCACCGAGGTCAGCGCGCAGCAGACCCGTCGGTGTAGTCCGCGTCCTGCTGCTTCCAGGCGAAGAGAGCACGCAGCTCCTTGCCGGTGGCCTCGATGGGGTGCGCCGCACCCTTCTCGCGGAGGGCGAGGAACTCGGGAGCCCCGGCATCCTGGTCGTCGATGAACCGCTTCGCGAACGCGCCCGACTGGATGTCGGCGAGAACGGCCTTCATGTTCTCTTTCACGTGCGGGTCGATGACGCGCGGACCCGAGACGTAGTCGCCGTACTCGGCCGTGTCGGAGACCGACCAGCGCTGCTTGGCGATGCCACCCTCCCACATCAGGTCGACGATGAGCTTCAGCTCGTGCAACACCTCGAAGTAGGCGATCTGCGGCTGGTAGCCGGCCTCGGTGAGGGTCTCGAAGCCGTACTGCACGAGCTGCGAGACGCCACCGCAGAGCACGGCCTGCTCGCCGAACAGGTCGGTCTCGGTCTCTTCGGTGAAGGTGGTCTTGATGCCGCCGGCGCGCAGGCCGCCGATGCCCTTGGCGTAGCTCCAGGCGAGCTCCCACGCCGAACCGGTCGCGTCGTTCTCGACGGCGACGATAACGGGAACGCCGCGGCCCGCCTCGTACTCACGACGCACGGTGTGACCCGGGCCCTTGGGGGCGACCATGATCACGTCGACGCCCTCGGGCGCCTGGATGTAGCCGAAGCGGATGTTGAAGCCGTGACCGAACAGCAGCGCCTTGCCGTCGCTCAGGTTGGGCTGGATGTCGGCGGCGTAGATGCCCCGCTGGTGCTGGTCGGGCGCGAGAACGACGATGACGTCGGCCCAGGCGGTCGCCTCGGCGACGGAGAGGACCGTGAAGCCCGCCTCCTCGGCCTTGGCGGTCGACTTCGACCCCTCCTTCAGCGCGACGACGACCTCGACGCCCGAGTCACGAAGGTTCAGCGCGTGGGCGTGGCCCTGCGAGCCGTAGCCGATGACGGCCACCTTCTTGGACTGGATCAGGGACAGATCGGCGTCCTGGTCATAGAAGATCTCGGTCACGTGTGTTTCTCCTTGTTAGTGGGGTCGTGTGTTCAGTTCTTGAAGACGCGCTCGGTGATGCTCTTGCCGCCGCGGCCGATCGCGAGCAGGCCCGATTGGGCGAGCTCCTTGATGCCGTAGGGCTCGAGCACGCGCAGGAACGCCTGGGTCTTGCCGGAGTCGCCGGTGACTTCGATCACGAGCGCGTCGCTCGAGACGTCGACGACGCGCGCCCGGAAGAGGTTGACGGCCTCGAGCACCTGCGATCGCGTCGTGTTGTCGACTCGCACCTTGATCAGCAGGTGTTCCCGCTGCACGGCTTGCGCGGGGTCGAGTTCCACGATCTTGATGACGTTGATCAGCTTGTTCAACTGCTTCGTCACCTGCTCGAGCGGGAGGTCTTCGACGTCGACCACCACGGTGATCCGCGAGAGGCCGTCGATCTCCGAGTGGCCCACCGCGAGCGACTCGATGTTGAAGCCGCGGCGAGCGAACAGCCCCGCCACGCGGGTCAGCAGACCCGGCTTGTCCTCGACGAGGAGGCTCAGAACGTGAGTGCTCATGGTCTACTCCTCTTCCCATTCCGGGGCGTGCTCTTTGGCGTACTGCACGAAGCTGTTGCTGACACCCTGGGGCACCATCGGCCACACCATCGCGTCGGCCGAGACGATGAAGTCGATCACGACCGGCCGGTCGTTCGTCTCGAGCGCGAGCTTGATGGCTGCGTCGACCTCCTCGACCTTGGTGACCCGGATGCCCAGAGCACCATAGGCGTCGGCCATCTTCACGAAGTCGGGCACCATCTGCGTCGCGTGACCGGTGTTCAGGTCGGTGAACGAGTGGCGGCCGTCGTAGAACAGCGTCTGCCACTGGCGCACCATGCCGAGCGAGGAGTTGTTGATGATCGCGACCTTGATCGGGATGTTGTTGATCGTGCAGGTCGCGAGTTCCTGATTGGTCATCTGGAAGCATCCGTCGCCGTCGATCGCCCACACCGTGCGCTCGGGCTCGGCCACCTTGGCGCCCATGGCCGCCGGAACGGCGTACCCCATGGTGCCGGCGCCACCGGAGTTGAGCCAGGAGTGCGGGCGCTCGTACTTGATGAACTGCGCCGCCCACATCTGGTGCTGCCCCACGCCCGCGGCGTAGGTCGCCTCGGGGCCGGTCAGCTCACCGATCCGCTTGATCACGTACTGCGGCGCCAGGAGGCCGTCGGTGGGCTCGGAGTAGCCGAGCGGGAACTCCTTCTGCAGACCGTGCAGGTAGTTCCACCACTCGTCGAGATCGAGCGTCTTCTGGCCGCCCGCGTCGGAGTAGGCCTTGATGAGATCGGCGATGACGTCTTTCGCGTCGCCGACGATCGGCACGTCGGCCACCCGGATCTTCGAGATCTCCGCGGGATCGACGTCGACGTGAACGACCTTCGCATTCGGGGCGAATTCGCTCGCCTTGCCGGTCACCCGGTCGTCGAACCGGGCGCCGAGCGAGATGAGCAGGTCGCTCTCCTGCAGGGCGAGCACCGCGGGAACCGTTCCGTGCATGCCGGGCATGCCGAGGTGCTGCGGGTGCGAGTCGGGGAAGGCGCCGCGCGCCATCAAGGTGGTGACCACCGGAACGCCGGTGGCTTCAGCCAGTCGCAGCAGTTCCGCGGTCGCCTCGGCACGGATGACGCCGCCACCGACGTAGAACACGGGCTTCTTCGACTCGAGCAGCAACTGGGCGGCGGCCTGGATCTGCTTGCCGTGCGCCTTCGTGATGGGCCGGTAGCCGGGAAGGTCGATCTTCGGGGGCCAGATGAAGGGCGCCGAGTTCTGCTGGGCGTCTTTCGTGATGTCGACGAGCACCGGACCAGGACGACCCGTGGATGCGATCTGGTAGGCCGCCGCGATCGTGGCCGGCACCTCCTCGGGCGACTTCACCAAGAAGGAGTGCTTCGTGATCGGCATCGTGATTCCCACGATGTCGGCCTCCTGGAACGCGTCGGTGCCCATCAGGTGCGAGAACACCTGACCGGTGATGGCAAGCAGCGGCACCGAATCCATGTAGGCGTCGGCGATCGCGGTGACGAGGTTGGTGGCGCCCGGTCCGCTGGTGGCGATGGCCACGCCGACCTTGCCGGTGGCGGCCGCATAGCCCTCGGCCGCGTGACCGGCGCCCTGCTCATGGCGCACCAGGATGTGGCGGATGTCGTCTTGCGTCATCAGCTCGTCGTAGAACGGGATGATGGCGCCGCCGGGCAGGCCGAACACGTCGGTGACGCCGAGGTTCTTGAGCGATCGCAGCACAGCCCCGGAGCCGGTGAGAATTTCGGGCTCGGTGCTCAGCGGAGTCTTCTTGGTTGGCACGGGGAAGGCATCCGTGGTCATGTAGTTTCCTAAAATCGAGCGCGGGTGATGGATGCGCGAATCTACCCCGTTATCGCGCCCTCCGCAGCGGAGTGCACGAGCTTGGAGTACTTCGCGAGAACGCCACGGGTGTAACGCGGAGGAAGTGGAGCCCAGCCGTCTTGGCGAGCTGCTAGCTCAGCCGGATCGACAAGTAGGTCGAGCGAGCGAGCTGCGATATCGACCCGTATTAGATCACCATCGCGCACGAAGGCGATCGGACCTGCGTCGACCGCTTCGGGTGCTATGTGGCCGATACACAGTCCGGTTGTGCCGCCTGAGAACCTGCCGTCGGTCAATAGTAGTACATCCTTGCCGAGCCCTGCCCCCTTGATGGCCGCGGTGATGGCGAGCATCTCGCGCATACCCGGGCCGCCCTTCGGACCCTCGTAGCGGATGACCACGACATCGCCGGCGTTGATGCGCCCCTCGGTGAGCGCATCCATCGCCGCCCGCTCCCGCTCGAACACGCGCGCCGGGCCTTCGAAGACGTCGGCGTCGAAGCCGGCCGACTTCACCACGGCGCCCTCCGGCGCCATGGTTCCGGTGAGCACGGTGAGACCGCCCGACTTGTGGATCGGGTTCGAGAGCGGCCGGAGCACTTCGCCATCGAGCGGTGCGATGTCCATCTCGGCGAGGTTCTCTTCGATGGTCTTGCCGGTGACGGTCATCGCGTCGCCGTGCAGGAGCCCCTCGTCGAGGAGCGCCTTCATCACGGCCGGCACGCCGCCGTGACGGTCGACGTCGTTCATCACGAAGCGGCCGAACGGCTTCAGGTCGCCGATGTGCGGCACCTTGTCGCCCACCTTGTTGAAGTCGGCGAGGGTGAGGTCGACCTCGGCCTCGGCCGCGATGGCGAGCAGATGAAGCACGAGGTTCGTCGATCCGCCGAAAGCCATGCCGACGGCGATCGCGTTCTCGAGCGACTTCTTGGTGATGATGTCGCGAGCCGTGAGGCCGAGACGCAGCATGTTCACCACGGCCTCACCCGAACGGTGGGCGAAGTAGTCGCGACGGCGGTCGGCGGCGGCGGGCGACGCCGAGCCGGGCAGGCTCATCCCCATCGCCTCGGCCGCGCTGGCCATCGTGTTCGCCGTGTACATGCCGCCGCAGGAACCTTCACCCGGCGCGAAGGCGCACTCGATGCGATGTGCGTCTTCCATCGACATCCGGCCCGCGCGCACGGCGCCGACCGCCTCGAAGGAATCGATGATCGTGATGTCTTTTTCCGTGCCATCGGAGAGCTTCACCCAGCCGGGGGCGATCGACCCGGCGTAGAGGAACACCGACGCGAGGTCGAGTCGCGCGGCCGCCATCAGCATGCCCGGCAGGGACTTGTCGCACCCGGCCAGCAGCACCGATCCGTCGAGGCGCTCGGCCATCATGACGGTTTCGACCGAGTCGGCGATGACCTCGCGCGACACCAGCGAGAAGTGCATGCCCTCGTGGCCCATCGAGATGCCGTCGGAGACCGAAATGGTGCCGAACTGCAGCGGGTAGCCGCCGCCGGCGTGCACACCCTCCTTCGAGGCCCGGGCGAGCCGCTCGAGCGACAGGTTGCACGGCGTGATCTCGTTCCACGAGCTCGCAATGCCGATCTGGGGCTTCTCCCAGTCTCCGTCGCCCATGCCGACGCCGCGGAGCATTCCGCGCGAGGTGAGGGCTTCGATTCCGTCGGTGACGGTGCGGCTCCGTGGCTTGATGTCTCTTTCCGGCATGTTACGAGTTTAGAACCGGCGAAGGGGTGTTCCGGCACGGGGGGCCAGGCTGTGGACGGAGCACGTTCACTGCTCGGTCGTGGAGGAGTCGCCGCCGCGGAAATCTGCCAGCAGCGCCAGAACGGATGCGACCTCCCGCGGCCCGTCGACGCGATGCTCGGCGATCGTGCGCCCCGCCCCGCTCTTCAACCCGAAGTCATGGGGCCCGAGCACCGCGAAACCGTCCTCGTCGGTGACGTCGTCGCCGGCGTAGAACACCGAGGTCGCGCGCACGTACTCCTTGAGGTGCAGCAGGGCCTCGCCTTTGGTGGTGTTGCGCACCGAGAACTCGAGCACGTTCTTGCCCTCGCGCACGGTCAGCCCCTCCACCTCGGAGTGCGCCTCGTCGAGCGCCACCATGTGGGCCAAGCGGCTGTCCGCATCCGTCGCGAGCCGCGTGTGCAGAGCGAATCCGGCCGGCTTCGACTCGATCCAGACGTTGTCGATCGAGTCGGCGACACCCTCGAGAACCTCGCTCAGCGCATCCACCTGCTCCAACTCGACGGTGTCGAGGGTCAGCTGGGTCGGGCCGTCGAGCCGGATCTCGACCCCGTGCGAGCCCACCAGGAGCACCTCATCGGGCAGATCGCTCACCTGCTCGAGACTCTCCATGGCCCGCCCCGAGACCAGCGCGACCCGCGTCGCCGGGAGCCGGATGAGGCGCAGCAGCGCCTCCCGCGCCTCGGGAAGCGCCCGGGCGCGGCTCGGCTCGTCGACCTCGGGAGCGAGCGTGCCGTCGAAGTCGATGGCGACGAGCAGCCGTTCGGCCGAGGCCAGGCGATGCAGACCGTCGAGCAGCTCACGCTCCACCGGTCCGCTGGTGGATTCGAGCAGATCGGCGTCGGCACCCGCTTCAGCGGCGACGTGCTCGTGCCGGATCGGGCCGGTCGGGTTCGGCGTGGTGATGCTCATCGGGCTTCCTCCGTCGCGCGTTCCTCGGCCCGGGCTTCAGCTCGGGTGACGGCTTGCGCGTCGCGCTCCTCACGGGGGCTCCGCTGACCCTGCCGGGCATTCGCCTTGGGCAACGCCAGGTCGTGCGACGGCGTGGCGAGGGCGGCGAGGAACGACGACGACCAGCGCGCGACGTCGTTCTCCTGCACGCGTTTTCGCATGGCGCGCATCCTTCTCGCCCGCTCGCTCTTCGGCATCTGCTTGGCTTGGAGAATCGCTTCCTTCAGCCCCTCGATGTCGTGCGGATTGACCCGCAGGGCGGTGCGCAGCTCGTCGGAGGCTCCCGCGAATTCGCTGAGCACCAGCACGCCGTCGTTGTCGAAGCGGGTCGCCACGTATTCCTTGGCCACGAGGTTCATGCCGTCGCGGAGCGCGGTGACGAGCATCACGTCGGCGGCGAGGTAGAGGGCCACCATCTCCTCGCGCGGGTAGCCGTGGTGCAGGTAGCTGATGGCGGTGTGACTGATGGTGGAGTAGTCGCCGTTGATGCGGCCGACCGTGAGTTCGATCTCGTCGCGGAGCTTCTGGTAGGTGCGCACCCGCTCGCGGCTCGGGCTCGCCACCTGCACGAGGGTGACCTCCTCGACATCGAGGTCGCCGTCGGCGAGGAGTTCGCCGAACGCCTTGAGCCGGTGCCCGATGCCCTTGGTGTAGTCGAGCCGGTCGACGCCGAGCATCACGACATCCGGATTGCCGAGCCCGTTGCGGATCTCGACCGCGCGGGCCTGGATGTCGGGCCGATGGGCGAGGTCTTCGTAGCTGGCGGCATCGATCGAGATCGGGAAGGCCTTCGCCACCACGGTGCGCACGAGCTTGTCGTCACGAACCGTCGAGATGCGGTGCTTCGCACTCGCCACCTCGGATTCGGCTTCGACCGGAACGTCGATCACCGTGCCCTTCGACTGGTAGCCGAGCAGGCGCCGCACGGCGCGGGAGAAGTTGCCGGCGTCTGCGGTGCGCTGGAATCCGATGACATCGGCGCCGAGCAGTCCTTCGATGATCTGCGTGCGCCACGGCAACTGCGAATAGATGCCGTATGCCGGGAATGGAATGTGATTGAAGAAACCGATCGTGAGGTCGGGGCGTTGGTTGCGCAGCATCCGCGGCACCAGCTGCAGCTGGTAGTCCTGCACCCAGACTGTGCCACCCTCGGCCGAGACCTCGGCGGCGCGGTCGGCGAAGCGCTGGTTGACGATGACGTAGCTCTCCCACCATTCCCGGTGATAGGCCGGCGGGGCGATGACGTCGTGGTAGAGCGGCCAGAGCGTGTCGTTCGAGAAGCCCTCGTAGTAGAGCTCGATCTCCTCGTCGGAGAGTGCCACCGGGATGAGGTGGATGCCGTCGTTCTCGAACGGTTCGGCTTCGTCGTCGGCGGTGCCCGTCCAGCCGATCCACGCCCCGTCGGCCTCGCGCATCACGGGTTCGAGCGCGGTGACCAGCCCCCCGGGCGAGGTGCGAAAGGTCGAGTTCCCCTCGGCATCGATGACTCGGTCGACCGGGAGCCGGTTCGAGACGACGACGAAGGGGAACTCGCCGAACTGCGGCGTGGATGGGCTGTCTGTGCTGGGCATGAGTCCGTTCGGCTGAGCCGGGCCGCGGATGGAGGGGAATGAATACAGCCCGGAATTCCAGCCCCGAGTCTATCAGGGCGGGTGGCCGATGCGCCGGTGAGCGGTAGCGTAGGGGCAACAACGCAAGAGGACGGGGACAGTGTGCGTAAGTACATCCTGAACAGCAGCATCATCGGCGCGGCAATCGGCGCGTTCTCCGCCATCCAGACCACACGCAAGGGTCCACGCGATTGGCGGCTCATCCTGATGTGGATCAGCTGGGCCATCACGGTCGCCCTGGCCATCGGCAGTGTCATGCAGCAAGACGAAGACGCGCGCGAGCTCGAGGATTCCTGAGGTGTTCCACTCCGGGGGCGGTCTGCTGTCGATCCTGTTCGGCATCCTGACGAGCGTGGTCTCGGTCGTGGCCGCCGCCATCGTGTTCTTGGCGGTGCTCGGGGTGCTGTTCCTCCTCGTGCGCTTCCTCTGGTTCGGCACCCGCGCGGCGCAGGTCTACCTCGTGAAGAACGGCGAGCCCGGCCATTTCACCTGGCCGATCCGCCCGGTCGCCGAGCCCGGGCTGCCGATGGGGGCACCGCCCGCATACGAGGGAACGTCGGATGCCGCGCGCGAGCCGGAGCGAGAGCCGGAGCCGTATTCGGCAGCGTCCGATTCCACATCGCCCACGACTCCGCTGCCCGACAACGCGGCTGCGGTGCCGCCCCGCGCGCCACGCAAGCCCAAGTCGCCACCCACCGCCTGACCCGCGCGTCGTTCAGCGCGTCTCGATCGGCCCGGTGAACAAGCTCGCCCGCGTGTCGGCGTCGCGATCTCCGTGGAACAAGCCCGTCGCATCCGGCTCCCCCGGTCGAGGCCGATGCGACACGTCCTTCTCCT from the Herbiconiux aconitum genome contains:
- a CDS encoding SDR family oxidoreductase; the encoded protein is MKIVVIGATGLIGTQLVAVLQRAGHAVVAGSRANGIDAVSGTGIVRAVAGADVVVDVMNVPERDGDEARRLFVDASTTLLRAEADAGVGHHIVLSVVGVDRAHGDGYFRAKAAQEEAVESGGVPYTIVRATQFYEFAHQIAAWNTVEDTVRLPGRAMRPVASGDVTAALVRVAGAAPVEAAVEVAGPEVIPLDDFVRRVLLKDHDERYVFTAADAQPIGFNLDGELLLPGPDASISPTTLESWLHRDHVDVTVA
- the ilvC gene encoding ketol-acid reductoisomerase is translated as MTEIFYDQDADLSLIQSKKVAVIGYGSQGHAHALNLRDSGVEVVVALKEGSKSTAKAEEAGFTVLSVAEATAWADVIVVLAPDQHQRGIYAADIQPNLSDGKALLFGHGFNIRFGYIQAPEGVDVIMVAPKGPGHTVRREYEAGRGVPVIVAVENDATGSAWELAWSYAKGIGGLRAGGIKTTFTEETETDLFGEQAVLCGGVSQLVQYGFETLTEAGYQPQIAYFEVLHELKLIVDLMWEGGIAKQRWSVSDTAEYGDYVSGPRVIDPHVKENMKAVLADIQSGAFAKRFIDDQDAGAPEFLALREKGAAHPIEATGKELRALFAWKQQDADYTDGSAAR
- the ilvN gene encoding acetolactate synthase small subunit, producing MSTHVLSLLVEDKPGLLTRVAGLFARRGFNIESLAVGHSEIDGLSRITVVVDVEDLPLEQVTKQLNKLINVIKIVELDPAQAVQREHLLIKVRVDNTTRSQVLEAVNLFRARVVDVSSDALVIEVTGDSGKTQAFLRVLEPYGIKELAQSGLLAIGRGGKSITERVFKN
- a CDS encoding acetolactate synthase large subunit; this translates as MTTDAFPVPTKKTPLSTEPEILTGSGAVLRSLKNLGVTDVFGLPGGAIIPFYDELMTQDDIRHILVRHEQGAGHAAEGYAAATGKVGVAIATSGPGATNLVTAIADAYMDSVPLLAITGQVFSHLMGTDAFQEADIVGITMPITKHSFLVKSPEEVPATIAAAYQIASTGRPGPVLVDITKDAQQNSAPFIWPPKIDLPGYRPITKAHGKQIQAAAQLLLESKKPVFYVGGGVIRAEATAELLRLAEATGVPVVTTLMARGAFPDSHPQHLGMPGMHGTVPAVLALQESDLLISLGARFDDRVTGKASEFAPNAKVVHVDVDPAEISKIRVADVPIVGDAKDVIADLIKAYSDAGGQKTLDLDEWWNYLHGLQKEFPLGYSEPTDGLLAPQYVIKRIGELTGPEATYAAGVGQHQMWAAQFIKYERPHSWLNSGGAGTMGYAVPAAMGAKVAEPERTVWAIDGDGCFQMTNQELATCTINNIPIKVAIINNSSLGMVRQWQTLFYDGRHSFTDLNTGHATQMVPDFVKMADAYGALGIRVTKVEEVDAAIKLALETNDRPVVIDFIVSADAMVWPMVPQGVSNSFVQYAKEHAPEWEEE
- the ilvD gene encoding dihydroxy-acid dehydratase — encoded protein: MPERDIKPRSRTVTDGIEALTSRGMLRGVGMGDGDWEKPQIGIASSWNEITPCNLSLERLARASKEGVHAGGGYPLQFGTISVSDGISMGHEGMHFSLVSREVIADSVETVMMAERLDGSVLLAGCDKSLPGMLMAAARLDLASVFLYAGSIAPGWVKLSDGTEKDITIIDSFEAVGAVRAGRMSMEDAHRIECAFAPGEGSCGGMYTANTMASAAEAMGMSLPGSASPAAADRRRDYFAHRSGEAVVNMLRLGLTARDIITKKSLENAIAVGMAFGGSTNLVLHLLAIAAEAEVDLTLADFNKVGDKVPHIGDLKPFGRFVMNDVDRHGGVPAVMKALLDEGLLHGDAMTVTGKTIEENLAEMDIAPLDGEVLRPLSNPIHKSGGLTVLTGTMAPEGAVVKSAGFDADVFEGPARVFERERAAMDALTEGRINAGDVVVIRYEGPKGGPGMREMLAITAAIKGAGLGKDVLLLTDGRFSGGTTGLCIGHIAPEAVDAGPIAFVRDGDLIRVDIAARSLDLLVDPAELAARQDGWAPLPPRYTRGVLAKYSKLVHSAAEGAITG
- the otsB gene encoding trehalose-phosphatase, yielding MSITTPNPTGPIRHEHVAAEAGADADLLESTSGPVERELLDGLHRLASAERLLVAIDFDGTLAPEVDEPSRARALPEAREALLRLIRLPATRVALVSGRAMESLEQVSDLPDEVLLVGSHGVEIRLDGPTQLTLDTVELEQVDALSEVLEGVADSIDNVWIESKPAGFALHTRLATDADSRLAHMVALDEAHSEVEGLTVREGKNVLEFSVRNTTKGEALLHLKEYVRATSVFYAGDDVTDEDGFAVLGPHDFGLKSGAGRTIAEHRVDGPREVASVLALLADFRGGDSSTTEQ
- a CDS encoding alpha,alpha-trehalose-phosphate synthase (UDP-forming) codes for the protein MPSTDSPSTPQFGEFPFVVVSNRLPVDRVIDAEGNSTFRTSPGGLVTALEPVMREADGAWIGWTGTADDEAEPFENDGIHLIPVALSDEEIELYYEGFSNDTLWPLYHDVIAPPAYHREWWESYVIVNQRFADRAAEVSAEGGTVWVQDYQLQLVPRMLRNQRPDLTIGFFNHIPFPAYGIYSQLPWRTQIIEGLLGADVIGFQRTADAGNFSRAVRRLLGYQSKGTVIDVPVEAESEVASAKHRISTVRDDKLVRTVVAKAFPISIDAASYEDLAHRPDIQARAVEIRNGLGNPDVVMLGVDRLDYTKGIGHRLKAFGELLADGDLDVEEVTLVQVASPSRERVRTYQKLRDEIELTVGRINGDYSTISHTAISYLHHGYPREEMVALYLAADVMLVTALRDGMNLVAKEYVATRFDNDGVLVLSEFAGASDELRTALRVNPHDIEGLKEAILQAKQMPKSERARRMRAMRKRVQENDVARWSSSFLAALATPSHDLALPKANARQGQRSPREERDAQAVTRAEARAEERATEEAR